The Halorubrum salinarum genome segment AACGTCGCGCCGCCCGCGAGCCCCGTCAGCAGGACGACGACCGCGCCGGCGACGCCCGTTCCGCCGGCGTCGTGGTCGGCCTCCCCCGGAGCCGCGCGCTCGACCTCGTCGCCCGCGCTCAGGAAGTGGTACGCCTTGTAGAAGCCGTGGAGGATGAGGTGCGTCACGGCGGCGCCGAAGAAGCCGAGCCCGGCCTGGACGATCATGAAGCCCATCTGCCCGACCGTCGAGCAGCCCAGTTCGCCCTTCACGTCCGCCCGGACGGTCTTGAGCAGCTTCCCGGCCAGCGCGCTCGCGGCGCCGACGACCACGACGGCGAGCATGAGCCCGGTCTCGACGGTCACGACGGGCGCGAACCGGGTCAACAGGATCCCGCCCGCGTTGACGAACCCGGCGTGCATCAGCGCCGAGGCGGGGGTGGGGGCGGTCATCGAGGAGAGCAGCCAGCCGTGGAACGGGACCAGCGCCGACTGGATCATCGCCGCGAGGACGAGCGCGGCGCCGGCGACGAGCCACGCGGGCCCGCCGAGGGCGTCGGCGCTCGCGGCGACGCCGGATATCGTCGTCTCGCCCGTCGTCCGCCACAGCGCCGTCAGCGCGACGCCGAGCAGCGCGCTGCTGGCGAGGAAGTGACGCCGGGCGACGCCCGCGGCGGCGCGGGCCTGCGGCCAGCCGTCGACGGTGCCGACGAGCCGGGCCATCAGGAGCCCCATCGCCAGCCAGCAGGTCCAGAACAGCGCGACGTGGTCGGCCGCGACGAGCGCCATCACGGCGAGCGTGAACCCGAAGACGCCGAGGAAGAAGTCGGTCTCGTGGGCGTCCCCGGCCATGTAGCGGCGCGAGTAGCTGTGGACGATCCCGCTGAAGAACGTGACCACCACCCACATCAGGACGGTCAGCCCGTCGACGGCGACCGCGCCGGGAATCTCCCACACCCCGCCGAGTCGGAGTCGGGCGACGAGGACGGCGACGCTCGCGGCGAACAGCGTCCACGCGAGCCGGGTTAATGCGACGGGAAGTGACGAGGTTTCGGCCGTCTCCCGGAGCGCTCCGACCGTCGGTTTCGAGGTGCGTCCTGACATCGTTCGAGTCGTCACGCGACCGCCGTCGGAGTCCGGACCGCGTCCGGATCCGAATTCGGTCGCATCTACTCCCCCTCGAGAACGCACCGTCTATTAAAATTGTCTGTATTCACAATTCGTTCGATTATCTCGCATTATAGAACATTATGGTTACCGACTCGCGAGCGCACAGCGGACGAGCCCGGCCTGCGGCCCCACTCGACTTCCGCTCGCCCCCGTCGCCACTCAGGAAACCATAACGTCCCCCGGTCCGGAGGGGCGGTATGGAAGAACTCTCGGGGACCGTCCTCGCCGGCGAGTCGTTCGAGCCGGTGCGGGGACGGGTCGTCGTCGAGGACGGGCGGATAGCGGCGGTCGAGGAGACGGCCACGGAGTCGACGGACATCGTGCTGCCGGCGTTCGTCAACGCGCACACCCACCTCGGGGACTCCGTCGCGAAGGAGGCGGCCGTCGGCCTCTCGCTCGACGAGGCCGTGGCGCCGCCGGACAGCCTGAAACACCGCCGGCTGGCGGCCGCCGACCGCGACGAACTGGTGTCGGCGACGCGTCGCACCCTCCGGTACATGCGCCGGACGGGCACGGTCTCCGCGCTGGACTTCCGCGAGTCGGGTCCTCCCGGCGCGCGCGCGCTCCGCGAGGCGGCCGAAGACACGGGCGTTGACCCGTTCATCTTCGGGAGCGGCGACCCGGCGGTGCTCGACGTGGCCGACGGTTACGGCGCCTCCGGCGCCAACGACGACGACTTCGCCGCCGAGCGCGCCGCCTGCGAGGAGCGCGGCGTCCCCTTCGCGATCCACGCGGGCGAGCCCGACGCGACGGACATCCACCCGGCGCTCGACCTGGACCCGGACCTGCTCGTCCACATGGTCCACGCCGAGGAAGAGCACCTCGAACGGGTCGCGGACCAGTCCGTTCCGATCGCGGTCTGTCCGCGCGCGAACGCGGTCCTCGGCGTCGGGACGGCGCCGATGCGCGACCTGGTGGACCACGCGACCGTCGCGCTCGGCACGGACAACGTCATGCTGAACCAGCCGTCGATGTTCCGCGAGATGGCGACCGCCGCGAAGCGGTTCGACGTGACCGACCGGGAGGTGCTGCGGATGGCCACCGCCGCCGGCGCCGAGATCGCCGGCCTCGACTGCGGCGTCGTCGAGCCCGGGCGGCGCGCGGCGCTGCTCGTCCTCGACGGCGACTCGGACAACACCTCCGGGACGGCCGACCCCGTCAGCGCCGTCGTCCGGCGCGCGACCGGGCTGGACGTGAAGCGGGTCGTCGGCTGACCGCCCCGGTCAGTCACCCTCGTGCCGCTCCGCGTCGAACCGCCCGAAGGGGGTGGTCTCGTGGGTCCGCACGAGCACCTCGTCGGCGACCGTGACCCCCATGTCGAGGAGCGCCTGCGCCACGGGCGTGATGTCGCTGTCCGACTCGCCGACGACGGTCACGAGCAGGTTCTGCTCGCCCGTCACGAGCTCCTGGACCGACACGACGCCGTCGATCTCTAAGATGTCGGGGATGAGCTCGCCCCGCTCCGGGATCGACGCGGTGCAGTAGAGCAGCATCCGGAGCGGGTACCCCGACCGCTGGTAGTCGACGCTGGCGCTGTACCCCTTGATCACGCCCTCCGACTCGAGCC includes the following:
- a CDS encoding proton-conducting transporter transmembrane domain-containing protein, with protein sequence MSGRTSKPTVGALRETAETSSLPVALTRLAWTLFAASVAVLVARLRLGGVWEIPGAVAVDGLTVLMWVVVTFFSGIVHSYSRRYMAGDAHETDFFLGVFGFTLAVMALVAADHVALFWTCWLAMGLLMARLVGTVDGWPQARAAAGVARRHFLASSALLGVALTALWRTTGETTISGVAASADALGGPAWLVAGAALVLAAMIQSALVPFHGWLLSSMTAPTPASALMHAGFVNAGGILLTRFAPVVTVETGLMLAVVVVGAASALAGKLLKTVRADVKGELGCSTVGQMGFMIVQAGLGFFGAAVTHLILHGFYKAYHFLSAGDEVERAAPGEADHDAGGTGVAGAVVVLLTGLAGGATFALLTGKGTSVDTGLLLAGFVTLTTLHAARSAVRQTALSTAARYAAVPLVALPAIGVYALAYRAVSGVLSGLPLVSAPTELTALHAVVAVAFLAAYVAVETGVHERSERLYVALLNAGQPAPNTVLTATEEYNDN
- a CDS encoding amidohydrolase family protein; protein product: MEELSGTVLAGESFEPVRGRVVVEDGRIAAVEETATESTDIVLPAFVNAHTHLGDSVAKEAAVGLSLDEAVAPPDSLKHRRLAAADRDELVSATRRTLRYMRRTGTVSALDFRESGPPGARALREAAEDTGVDPFIFGSGDPAVLDVADGYGASGANDDDFAAERAACEERGVPFAIHAGEPDATDIHPALDLDPDLLVHMVHAEEEHLERVADQSVPIAVCPRANAVLGVGTAPMRDLVDHATVALGTDNVMLNQPSMFREMATAAKRFDVTDREVLRMATAAGAEIAGLDCGVVEPGRRAALLVLDGDSDNTSGTADPVSAVVRRATGLDVKRVVG
- a CDS encoding Lrp/AsnC family transcriptional regulator, with translation MDNGAIDDVDRAILYALQADARNTSSGDIAERTGTSDSTVRKRIQRLESEGVIKGYSASVDYQRSGYPLRMLLYCTASIPERGELIPDILEIDGVVSVQELVTGEQNLLVTVVGESDSDITPVAQALLDMGVTVADEVLVRTHETTPFGRFDAERHEGD